A window of Cytobacillus sp. FSL H8-0458 genomic DNA:
TTTGGCATTGAAAACGGACTTATGACAACAGTTCATGCATATACAAACGATCAAAAAAATATTGATAACCCGCATAAGGATTTACGCCGTGCACGTGCTTGCGGACAGTCGATCATCCCGACTTCAACTGGTGCTGCCAAAGCTTTGTCGCTGGTATTGCCTCATTTAAAGGGCAAATTGCATGGAATGGCACTGCGAGTGCCGACTCCTAACGTTTCCTTAGTTGACCTCGTGGTAGATTTAAAGCGCGACGTTACAATCGAAGAAGTGAATGCGGCATTTGCGACAGCTTCTCAAGGATCTCTGCATGGTATCCTGGATATTACTGACGAACCATTGGTGTCAATAGATTTCAACACAAATGAACACTCTGCCATCATTGATGGATTATCTACAATGGTAATCGGCACCAGCAAAGTGAAAGTGCTTGCCTGGTACGATAATGAATGGGGCTATTCTTGCCGTGTCGTAGACTTGACAAAATATGTTGCACAGGAACTTTTTCAGGCATCTGCCGTAAAAGTTGGATAATTGCCAATCTCTTTTTTAAAACTACCCATACCCTTAAAGCCTGCCAATCCCCGGCAGGCTCCTTTTATTGGACAAAACTAAATCCTGAGAAGGAAAAGTCTTCAGAAATTTTGCCAAAAAAAATGTAAAACAATGTGTTGCAAAAAGAAATTAAACAAAGTATACTAATCCTCGTGAACTTCTCCGAGGTTTTGGTATGGTAGCTACTTAAAGGGTTAGGACCTCTCTGGACTAACTTTCCCCCGTGGTAGTTATAGACCAGTATAAATCTGGAATTTCATTAATTAATAGCTTAAAAGTTTAAAGGGGGAAATTTGAATATGGAAACTATGGGTCGTCACGTTATCTCAGAACTTTGGGGATGCGATTTTGAAAAGTTAAATGATATGGATTTTATTGAGCAGACATTCGTAAATGCTGCATTAAAATCTGGTGCTGAAATTCGCGAGGTTGCATTTCATAAGTTTGCGCCACAGGGTGTAAGCGGAGTGGTGATCATCTCTGAATCTCATTTAACTATTCACAGCTTCCCGGAGCATGGCTATGCCAGCATTGATGTGTATACGTGTGGAGATCTTGACCCTAACATCGCTGCAGACTTTATTGCAGAAGCGTTAGGAGCTCAAACGCGTGAGAATATCGAAATTCCTCGCGGTATGGGTCCAGTTCAAGTTAAACAAGCTCAAGTACTTTAATAAAGAATAATCTTAGGCAATCCAGAGGTGTATTTATTACACCTCTTTTTATTTTGCCTAAAATCCATTGCCTTTAGTATCTTCGCAAAAGATAGTACAATAAGGATACAAATAATATACGGAGGAAAGAGAATGTCAATTTTCAGGCAGCTTGCCAGCCGCTATAAAAAGCAGTGTGAAACAAACGAAAACCACTCTGATCCTGAGCTCACTACAAGATACTATAGAACCAATACAGTACAAATGATGCAGACGATTGAAGAATTATTCAAAGCAGACCATAATGTGAATATTCTCAGCACTTCCAAAGAACACGGCGAGATTGCAGCAGAACTTAAAAAAGACAAATCTTGTTTTGCCATTGTGACAGTCGTGACTGTCAGGCCTTTTGAAACGGCTGTAGATATCAATATTTCAACTGAACAGTCCTCACCGGCAGGTGTGCATCCAATTCTTAAGAGAGAAGTTCTTTCGATATA
This region includes:
- a CDS encoding glyceraldehyde-3-phosphate dehydrogenase, with translation MKAKIAINGFGRIGRMVFRKAILDENLEVAAINASYPAETLAHLIKYDTNHGPFEGSVVPEDNAIVVNGKRVQLVSSRNPEELPWKEMNIDIVIEATGKFNSRDKAALHLEAGAKKVILTAPGKNEDVTIVMGVNESALKIEEHDIISNASCTTNCLAPVAKVLDEQFGIENGLMTTVHAYTNDQKNIDNPHKDLRRARACGQSIIPTSTGAAKALSLVLPHLKGKLHGMALRVPTPNVSLVDLVVDLKRDVTIEEVNAAFATASQGSLHGILDITDEPLVSIDFNTNEHSAIIDGLSTMVIGTSKVKVLAWYDNEWGYSCRVVDLTKYVAQELFQASAVKVG
- the speD gene encoding adenosylmethionine decarboxylase, producing METMGRHVISELWGCDFEKLNDMDFIEQTFVNAALKSGAEIREVAFHKFAPQGVSGVVIISESHLTIHSFPEHGYASIDVYTCGDLDPNIAADFIAEALGAQTRENIEIPRGMGPVQVKQAQVL